GCCAGCGTGCGCAGGTGGTCGCGTCCGGTGCGGGCACCGTGCGCGGCGCCGGCGTCGAGCAGGGCGCCCACCAGGCGGAGCGGCTCGTGGAGCGTGGCATAGGGGCGGCCGCCGACCGTCGCCGTGCCGGAGGTGGGCCGGTCGAGGCCGAGGACGAGCCGCATGGTGGTGGACTTGCCGGCGCCGTTGGGGCCGAGGAAGCCGGTGACGCGGCCGGGCTCGACGGTGAAGGTGAGGTGGTCCACGGCGCGCCGGGAGCCGTACTCCTTGGTGAGGTCCTGGACGTGAATGCTGGTCATGGCGTCAGCGTGGCCGGTGGGCGGGTTCCGTCTCCTCCCCCGCGCGGGGAGTCGGTCTCCCCCGCCCGGGGGAGACCGTTGTCGGTGGCGGCTGGCACGATGAGGAAATGGGCCGGCTGCTGCGCCCCTTGCTGCGGGGGACGACGTACACACGCTTGCTGCACCTGTGGGTGCCGGTGTTCGTGGTGAGTGTTTGGCTCTTCATCGACATGTCGAGGCCATGGGTGCCCGCGCTGCTGGCCGTCCCCGCCGGGCTGATACCGGCCGTGCGGACGGGCGAGGGAGTGCAGGCTCAGCTGCTGCTCACGCCCGGCGAGGCCAGTCCGGGGATGTCCACGGCGCCGTCGTCGACCTGGCGGGACCGGTGGCGCACCGTGTTGTGGCTGGAGATCCGGCTGGCGCTCGGCGCGGCGGTCGCGTTCGCGTCGGTCTGGCTGCCCATCACGTCCGCCGACCTGACCGCCACCGCGCTGGGGCACCCGCAGTTCGACGACAACCCCCTGCTGTGGACCGGTCTGCCCGCGTGGCTCTACGGCCTGCTGGTGCCGCTGCCCCTGATCGCGCTGTACGCCGCGGTGGTCGCCCTCGGTCACATGGTCACCGCTGCGGCACGCCGGCTCCTCGGCCCCTCCGCGGCCGAACAGCTCGCCGCACTGGAGGAGCGCACCGAGCAACTGCTGGAACGCACGCGTATCGCCCGTGAGTTGCACGACTCCATCGGTCATGCCCTCACCGTGGCGGTGGTGCAGGCGGGCGCGGCGCGGACGGCGGGCGACCCCGCGTTCACCGAGCGTGCCCTGGTCGCGATCGAGGAGACCGGGCGGGCCGCTCTGGAGGACCTGGAGCGCGTGCTGGGCGTCCTGCGCGAGTCGGAGCGCCCGGTGAGCTCGCGGCCCACTCTGGCCGACGCCGAGCGGCTGCTGGAGTCGGCGCGCGCGTCCGGGGCGAAGGTCGACGCGGAGGTGACCGGCCCGGTGGACACCGTGCCGGGCCCGGTCTCACGCGAGGGATACCGCATCCTCCAGGAGTCGCTGACCAACGTGCTGCGGCACGCGGGAGCCGTCCCGGTCCGCGTGCGGGTCGACGTGGCGGACGGCGTCCTGACACTGGACGTCCGCAATCCCCTGTCCGGGGCGTCACCCGGACCGGGGCGGGGCAGCGGCCTGCGGGGCATACGCGAGCGCGCGGCCCTGCTCGGCGGGCGCGCGCGAACCGGTGCGGACGAGGGTGACTGGCAGGTGCGCGTGGAGCTGCCGTTGCGCTGATCTAGGCTGGCCGGATGCCGGTCACCGTTCTCCTCGTCGACGACGAACCGCTCGTACGGGCAGGTCTGCGGGCCGTGCTGGAGGCACAGCCCGACATCGAGGTCGTCGGCGAGGCGGCCGACGGGGCCGCGGTGATTCCGCTGGTCCGGCAACTGCGCCCGGACGTGGTCGCGATGGACGTGCGGATGCCGCTGCTGGACGGCATCGAGGCCACGCGCGCGGTCCTGCGGACGGTCGAGGAGCCGCCGAAGATCCTGGTCGTGACGACGTTCGAGAACGACGAGTTCGTGTACGCGGCACTGCGGTCCGGGGCGGCGGGGTTCCTGCTGAAGCGGGCGCGGCCCGCCGAGATCGTGCACGCGGTGCGCCTGGTCGCCGAGGGCGAGTCGCTGCTGTTCCCCGCGTCGGTACGGCAGTTGGCCGCGGAGTACGGCGACAGCGGCGGGAACCGCGCGGCCCGGGCGGTGCTGGAGCGGGCGCACCTGACCGAGCGGGAGGCGGAGGTGCTGCGGCTGATGACCCGCGGGCTGTCGAACGCGGAGATCGCCGGGCGCCTGGTCGTCGGCACGGAGACGGTGAAGTCGCACGTCAGCGCCGTTCTGGCGAAGCTCGGGGCGCGGGACCGCACGCAGGCGGTGATCACGGCGTACGAGTCGGGGTTCGTCTCGCCCGGCTGACCCGGGGCCGCGGGGGAACCGGCCGCGGCCGCTCGTCGCGGTCCACCACTGCTCCGGGCCCGGCGGACCGGGAGCGCTGCGGCACTCGCCGCTGTCCGCCGGTGCCGAGTACCATCCGGCCAACACGCGCACGAGCTGGGAGGACGGACGTTGGGGCGGCTGACCGGCGGGGATCCCTCGCTGCTGCGAAGGATCAATTCCGCGGTGGTGCTGCACGCGCTGCGTGCCACGGACTGCGCGACGCTGACGGAGATCACCCGGGTGACCGGGCTGTCCCGGCCCACCGTCGAGGGCGTGGTCGAGGGGCTGATCGAAGCCGGTCTCGTGGTCGAGAAGGCGGCGGAGGAGGGTGCCGCACGGCGTCAGGGGCGGCCGGCGCGGCGGTTCCGGTTCCGGGCCGAGGCCGGGCACCTGCTGGGGCTGGAGATCGGGCCGCACCGGGTGGCCGCGCTGCTCGCGGACCTGGACGGGCGGATCGTCGGCGCGCAGGCCAAGGACGTCGACGAGACGGCTGACGCCGACGAGCGGCTGGAGCGGCTGCGCACCGCCGTCGCCGAGCTGCTGCGCCGGGCCGGGGTCGCGCGGGGCTCGCTGCGGGCGGTGGGGGCGGCGACGCCCGGCATCGTCGAGGCGGACGGCACCGTGAGGCTGGGCACCGCGCTGCCGGGCTGGACCGGGCTGCGCCTCGGGGAACGGCTGAGCCGCTCGTTCAAGTGCCCGGTGCTGGTGGAGAACGACGCCAACGCGGCGGCGGTCGCCGAGCACTGGAAGGGGTCCGCCACCGAGTCCGACGACGTGGTGTTCGTGCTGGCGGGGCTGAGCCCGGGCGCCGGTTCGCTGATCGGCGGGCGGCTGCACCGGGGGTACGGCGGGGCGGCCGGTGAGATCGGCGCACTGCACCTGCTGGGCCGTGAGGCGACGCCGGAGACGTTGCTGTCCACCACGGACGAACCCCTGCACCCGCTGGACGAGCAGGCGGTCGCCCAGGTCTTCGCGCAGGCGCGCGAGGGCGACCAGCGGGCCATGGCCGCCGTCGAACGGTTCATCCAGCGGCTCGTGCACGACGTGGCCGCGCTCGTGCTGGCCCTGGACCCGGAGTTGGTCGTCATCGGCGGCTGGGCGGCGGGGCTGGACGGCGTCCTGGATCCGCTGCGGCGGGAACTGGCCCGCTATTGTCTGCGGCCGCCGAAGGTGGCGCTGTCGATGCTGGGCGAGGCCGCGGTGGCGACCGGGGCGCTGCGGCTGGCCCTGGACCATGTCGAGGAGCAGCTGTTCGCGGTGGACGGCACCGTCACCGCGCGCCGGTGACGCTTCGGACCCGTGCGCGACCGGGTTGCGTGCGAGGACCGACGGCGGCCCGGGCCCCGGCACGACGGCACCGCGCCCCGGGCCAACCCGGGGCGCGGGCGGAAGGCTTCGTCGTCCAGAACGCCTGACGGCGTCCGGAGCGTGGCGGCGCCCAAGACGCCCCGCGGCATCCGCCACCCACGGCCGCGCTCAGGACGCCCGGCGCTGCGGGTCCTCGTGGATCTCCACGCCTCCCGAGTCGCCGAACGTCAGCCGGCAGGTGTCCGCGCGGTACGTGGCCACGGAGACCGCCGCGGTGCGGCCGGCGGCGTGGAAGCGGGTGGTGACGACCAGGACCGGGGCGCCCGGCAGGCGGTCGAGCTCCTTGGCGTCGTCGGCGCGGGCCGAGCCCAGCTCGACGGCACGGTCCTGACCCTCCAGGTCCAGGTGCTGCAGTTCGCGCAGCACCGCACGCGCGCGTGCGGCACCCGACGGGGCGTCGATGGCGGACAGGCCCGCGACCGACGCCTGGGGGACGTACAGCAGCTCGGCGGCGACCGGCTGCCCGTGGGTCGTACGGGTGCGGCGCACGATGTGGACGGGCTCGTCGCGACCGGTCTCCAGGGCGTCGGCGACCGCGGCCGGCGGGGCCGCGACGGAGCAATCGACGGCCTGCCAGGCGTCACCGGGCACGCCGGGCCACGCGTGCTGTTCGGTGCCGACGTCGACGCCCACGCGCGGCGGGGCGACGGTCGTGCCGACACCGCGGCGGCGTTGCAGCCTGCCTTCCAGTTCCAGCTGTTCCAGGGCCTGGCGGAGCGTGGCGCGGGCCACGCCGAAGCGGGCGGCGAGGTCGCGCTCGTTGGGCAGGATCTCGCCCACCGAGAACTCGGAGTCCAGTGCCTCCGTGAGCACGGTCTTGAGATGCCAGTACTTAGGTTCCGGCACCGATTCCAGCTGCGTGGTCCCCACCCTGTCCTCCGCGATCGCCGAATCCGGCGGCGTTTTAGCGCCCTTGTTTATTAAAGGTTGTTGTACTTATCTGCGACCATAGGGCGGCCCTCACCCTTGGTCAAGACCAATCCTCGTTCCCTCGGGCGGCGCGCAGGTGGGATGCGGCCGAGCGTTCACGGGCCGTTCGCACCGCGCCACTCACGTGACACCACGGCGTCTAGGCGATGGCCAGCGACCGCAGCTTGTCGGGGTTACGGATGACGTAGACCGCCTGGACGCGTCCGTCCAGGACGTCCAGCTGGAACACCATGTCGGGCTTGCCGCCGGACAGGACCAGGAGCGCGGGACCGCCGTTCACTTCCAGGAACCGGAACGACATGTCCGCGATGCCCTTGCGGGCGGCCCCGGCAAGGAAGCGGCCGACGTGGTCGGCGCCCTCCAGCACCCGCAGCGGCGCCCTGGCCTTGCCGCCACTGTCGCCGACGAGGCGGACGTCGGGCGCGAGCAGCGCCATGAGGCCGTCGAGGTCGCCGTCCCCCGCCGCGGCGAGGAACCGCTCGGTGAGGTCGCGGCGCTGGGCGGGGTCCACGTCGTAGCGCGGCCGCCGCTCCTCGACGTGCCGGCGGGCCCGCGCGGCGAGCTGCCGTACGGCGGGCTCGGCGCGGTCGAGCATGGCGGCGATGTCGGCGTAGGGGTAGCCGAAGGCCTCCCGCAGCACGAACACCGCCCGCTCAAGCGGCGACAACGACTCCAGGACGACGAGGACGGCGAAGGAGACGGAGTCCGCGAGCACGGCCCGCTCCGCGCTGTCGGGTGCGGTGTCCCCGAACTCGGTGAGGTACGGCTCGGGCAGCCAGGGGCCGACGTACGCCTCGTTGCGGGACTTGATCTGGCGCAGCCGGTCGAGGGAGAGGCGGGTGGTGACGCGCACCAGGTATCCGCGCGAATCGCGGACGTCCGCGTGGTCGGCGCCGGACCAGCGCAGCCAGGCGTCCTGGACCACGTCTTCCGCGTCGGCGACGCGGCCGAGCATGCGGTAGGCGACGCCCAGCAGGACGGAGCGATGCTTTTCGAAGACCTCGGTGGCGGTGTCGGCGGTCACCGTTTCATCCCACCCGACCCGTCCGGTCGTGTCCAGGCGGTTGCGGCGCACCCGCGCGTGTCGGCCGTTCCTACGGCCGTGCCAAATGTTGTGCGCAACGCCGTGGTCACGGCGGTGCGTTCGGCCACGCGGTCGGCCGCGACCGGGGGCTACCCGTCGGTAGCCGTTGCTGACAAGGTGTCTCCACCATGTCCGGTCCCGAGTCCCCGGCGAGGAGCTGTATGTCCGCCACCGTCTCCTTCGAGGTCCCCACCCCGCGCGGTCCGCGCACCATGAACCTGGCGTACACGCGCGTGGGCACTGGTGAACCGCTGGTCCTGCTGCACGGCATAGGTCACCACCGGCAGGTGTGGGACCCGGTCGTGCCCGTCCTGGCCGTCGAGCGGGACGTGATCTGCGTGGACCTGCCGGGGTGCGGTGAGTCCCCGGCGCTCCCGGGCGGGCTGGCGTACGACCTGCCGACGACGACCGCCGTGCTCGGCGCCCTGTGCGAGGCGCTGGGGCTGGACCGCCCCCACGTGGCGGGCAATTCGCTGGGCGGCCTGCTGGCCCTCCAGCTCGGCCGGGACCGGCTGGTGCGCTCCGTCACCGCTCTGTCGCCCGCCGGGTTCTGGTCGCAGGCGGAGCGGCGTTACGCCTTCACCGTGCTGATGGCGATGCGGCAGATCGCGCGGCGGATGCCGCCGCCCGTCGTCGAGGCACTCGCCCGGCCAGCGGTGGGCCGCACCCTCCTGACGAGCACCATCTACGCCCGCCCGGGGCGCCGATCGCCCGAGGCGGTGGTCGCCGAGACGCTGGCGCTGGCCCGCGCCCAAGGGTTCTCGGAGACCCTCCGGAGCGGCCGGGAGGTTCGGTTCACCGACACCATCACCGGCATTCCCGTCACCGTCGCCTGGGGCAGCAGGGACCGGCTGCTGGTGCCCCGGCAGGGAATCCGGGCCAAGTACGTCCTGCCCAAGGCCCGGCTGGTCCGGCTGCCCGGCTGCGGTCACGTCCCCATGAACGACGACCCGGCGCTCGTCGCGCGCGTACTGCTCGACGGCAGCCGGTCCGTGGCGACGCAGACGCCCTGAGGTCCGTCCCCGCGACGGCCAACCGGTGCCGGCGACGACCAACCGTTCCCGGCGACGGTCGACCCTTCCTGGCGACGGTCAACCGTTCCCGGTGCACCGAAGTCCGCGGCAGCTGCGGCGTTCACGGACTTCGAGCCGTTCTGGAAGTGCATGTCGGGCCCGCTCAACGCCGGCGCCTTCCCGGGGAACGCGCTCGACAACACCGTCGGCCCGGAGCGGGTGTTCGCGAAGGCGCCGACGGCCGCCAACGTCTCCCCCGCCGACGGCTACCAGTTCTTCGGCGAGGTCGAGATCGACGGCGACACCGGCGAGCTGACCGTCCGCCTGCGCGAGCAGGACGGCTCCGTGCTGTTCACCAAGGCGCTGCGGCCGGGCCGGGCCGGCCAGTAGCTGCCGTACGCTCGAGAACACGTGCCGCGCACCGGCGTCATCCCCCGGTGCGCGGCACGGTCGCATCCGCCGCAACTCCGCCGCCGCAAGGGCGTTTTCGCAGGCCAGAGGGATTGTCAGTGGTCGCCTCTACGGTTTTTCCATGACGCGATCTTTGCAGGCCGTGGCCTATCGGCGACCCTCCGTGCTGGAGTCCGCGGCGGACGGACAGCGACTGGGTCTGGAGACCTCACGAGGAGCGACGCCCTCGGGTGTGCGCGACCATCCACGGTTCTTCACGGGCTTTCTGACGACACCTCAAGCAGCGTCCGCGGGCCTGCTGGCGGTGGCGGACGTAGCGGCCGCGCGGTACTACCAGCGGCAGCTGCGCGCCTCGCTCGACCCGGTGGTGACGGGCAACGGCGACCGGCTGCGCTTCGAGTCGTTCTCCGGCTGCGGCGGGGTGTACGCGCGCCTGGACGTTCTGGAGGCGGGACTCGACGGCGACGCGGTGGGGCACGGGACGACGAACGTCGACGTCAACAACCCGCTGCGCGAGGCGCTGTCGCGGATGGGCTCCACCGACCCGCTCCACCTCCGGGTCGGCCCTGACGAACTGGCGGTGACCACGCTGGACGGCCCGGTCGTGGAGAAGAAGGTCCCGCTTCCGGACCGCTGGCTGCGGGGGTTCGCCGAGGCCCAGGTCGTCGCCGCCGGCTTCGACCTGCGGGCCGAGCTGCCGGCCCCCGAGGCGGTGCGGTTCCTGCGGTCGCTGCCCCGTGGAGGCGGGCGCGGCGCGTCGGGCGGCGCCCGCTGGGTGGTGCCGGCCGGTCGCGGGCTGCGGCCGAGCACCCGGGCCGTCCCGGGTGCGGTGTGCCTGCCCGGCCCGGAACGGCTGATCGCGCTCCAGCGGGTGCTGCGGCACGCGACGGCCCTGCGGGTCCACGGCCCGGCGGTCACCGGCGACACCGCCGCGACGGCCTCGGCCTGGGAGGTCGTCCTGCCCGGCATGCGGCTCACCCTGACGCTGTCCCCCGACGCCTCACGCGGATTCTCCGGCGAGGGCGGTGTCCTGGACGCCCTGACCACCGACGAGGCCGCCGAGGACGCCGAGCTGATCTCCGTGCTGCTGGCCTGGGAGCCCCGCGTCGACGTCCCCGACCTCGCCGCGGCCTCCGGGCTGACCGCCGAACGCGTCCGGGCGGCCCTGGTCCGCCTCGGCACCTCGGGCCGCGTCGGCTACGACGTGGCGGAGGCGGCCTACTTCCACCGCGAACTGCCCTACGACGCCGAGCGCGTGGAGCGGCACAACCCGCGCCTGCGGTCCGCCCGCGCCCTGGTGGCGGCGGGCGCGGTCGCCCTGGACGGCGCGGTGGCCACGGTGACGGCGGAGGACGGGCATGTGCACCGGGTGCGCGAACAAGCAGGGGTGCTGAGCTGCAGCTGCCTGTGGTGGGCGAAGTACCGGGGCGGGCGCGGGCCGTGCAAACACGCGCTGGCGGTACGCATGGTGCGGCGCGGGGTCGCCGCGGAGCAGGCCGGGCAGACGGAGCGGGTCGACGGGGGTGCGCGATGAGTGCGCTGATGGAGCTGGTACGAGCGGGCCGCACGGTCGAGGTGGTGGGCCTGCTGGACGGGATGACGGACGCCGAACGGCGGTCCTGCTTTCCGGAATTGAAGGCGTTGCGCAAGGAGTTGCGGGCGGCGCCCTGGGAGGCGGACGCGCGTCGTGCGTATCCCGCCCTGCACGCGGCCGGAGCGGCGTGCCAGACGGGGGCGGCGGGGGTGGCCGCCTGGATCGCGGCCGCCGACCTGCGGTGGTCGCGGGTCTCGCCGGGCGTGCTGCTGCACGTCCTGGGCGACCGGGAGACCGACTGGCTGGCGGACGTGACGCACCGGCTGGCGCGGCGCCCGGTAACCGCCTCGGTGCCGTACGAGTTGATGGCCGGTCTGGTGCGGCTCTCCGGCTGCCCGGTGCCGACGACCGACGCCTACGTCCGGGGCTGGGTCGATCATCTGCACGGCTCGTGGCAGCGCGGGGGCACGCTGCTCGACCGGCTGCGGCAGGACCCGCATCTGCGGGAGCTCGTCGCCGCACTGTTCGAGACCGACGACATCGGCAGCCGGTTGCAGTGGCCGACCCAGGAAGGCCCGGACAGCTGGACCGGCGCGCTGGCGCAGCTGACCGTCGAGGGCGCCCTCGACCGCGGGGCGACGGTCGACGCGTGCGTGGCCCGGCTGCTGCGGGGTGGTCCGGCCGCCGATCAGCGGGTGTTCCTCCGGCTGCTGAAGTGCCTCGCGCTCACCCCGGACGAGGAGCGGCAGCGGACGGCCGACTGGCTCGCGCTGGCCTCGGACGCCGCGTCGACGGTGGCCTCGCACGCCCAGTCGGTCCTCGGGGCCCTGGCCCTGGACGGCGGTCTGGCCCCACGTCAGGTGGCGGAGATGTCGGAGGCAGTGCTGTTCCGGACCGAGCGGAAGCTCGTGCGGGCGCAGCTCGTGCTGCTGGGAAAGGTGCTCACGCGGGACGCGTCCACGGCAGGCGAGCTGCTGCCGGCCGTCGCCCGGGCCTTCGGGCACGAGGACGCGGAAGTCCAGGAACGGGCGCTGAAGCTGGCCGAACGGCATGTCCGGAAGCTCGACTCGGTCCAGGCACGGACAGATCTCGCCCTCGCGGCCGAGCAGTTGATCCCGCTACTGCGCGCCAGGGCGGTCGGGGCGCTCGGCGCGGCACCCGCGGACCCGGAGCCGACGGGCCACGAGGAGCTGCTGCCTCCGCCACCCCGGCCGGCGCGCCTGGCCCCCGCCGCCGCGTCCGCGGTGGAGCTGGCCGAGGAGGTGGGCGCGGCGCTGGCCGCCGAGCCCGGCGTGACGGGATTCGAGCGTGCCCTGGACGGTCTGGTGCGGCACGCGTACCGGGACCGCGAGGCCTTGCTGTCGGCGCTGGAGCCGGTGGTCGCCCGGCGCTGGTGGGACAGCGCCGCCGGCGTCGTGTCGGACGACCGCTTCGGCGGTTCGTACGGCGCCGTGTCCGAAGCTGCCGACGGTCTCGACCTCGTGCTCGCCACCCTGCGCGGCAAGGTCCGCACCGCCACACTGCACGCGCGTGTGCAGCGGGGTTCGGCCTCCCGCGACTGTGTGCACGGTGCCCTCTTCAGGGCGTTCGAGTGCCGGCTGTGGGAGGTGGCGTACCGGATGCGCACCGATCCACTGCCCTTGCTGCTGTCCACCCCGACCTGGAGCACAGGCCTGCTGGAACCGGCCGAGCTGGTCGACCGCCTCGACACCTACCGGCGGCTGGGCGCCCGGGTCGCGGCCACCGACTTCGCGCAGGCCCTGCTGCGGGTGCGCCGCGCGGACCGGGACGCGGCCGAGTCCGCGGCCCGGCGGGCCGCGGCCCTCGGCACGGCGGAGGGGACACGGCTAGCCGCCTGGCTGGCCTCGGGCCCACCCGCGCTGCCCACGTTCCGGCGGCGGACCTCGGGGCGGCGTGTCCTGGTCGAGCTCGGCGAGGTGCTCGACCTGCAGCACGACTTCCCGGCGGAGTTCCGGCCGCTGGGCCGGCCGACGAGCGTCTTCGAGGAACGCCGGTGGTGCTACCACTGGGACGACGACATGCGGCAGCACTGGTCGGCCCTTCTCCCGGAGCGGCGCGAACTGGTGGCGGCGCGCCTGCTGCGGGACCTGTCCGACCTGGCCGTGGACGACTTCCGAGGTGCCGCCGCCGCACTGCCGTCGCTCGCCGAGTCCGGCGGCGAGGCGGGCGAGGCCGTCCATCTGGGCGTGGCCTACGGGCTCGGCGCGCGGCACGCGGAGGACCGGCTCGCCGCCGTGGACGCGCTGCTGGTGCTCGCCGCGCGCGGGCATCTGGACGCGGCCCGGCTGGGCGCGGACCTCGGACAGCTGGTCCGGCGCGGCGCGGTGAAGACGCAGCGGCTGGCCGATGCGGCGCGGACGGCGGCGGTCACCGGCGCCAACGCCACCATATGGAGCGTCCTCAGCCGAACCCTGCCCATCCTGCTCGCCGACCTCGCGACCGGCGGGACGGCCGCTCCGGCCAGAGGGCTCGGGGAGCTGCTGGCGGTCGCGGCCGAGTGCGCCGAGCGGTCCGGGGCGCGCGGCGAACTGCCCCACCTGGCCCAGGCGGCGGCCCGGCGTGGCTCCTCGCGTCTGGCGACACAGGCGCGCCGGCTGCGCAGTGCACTGGGCGAGGAGGTGGCCGCATGACGTAGGCCACCTGGTACAGGAGGCGAGAGGGACACACATGTCACCGCAGGTCGCCGAGTCCGAACCCCACAGTCATAGAAAGAACAACAAAACGGGCAGATCCACGCTTTACCGATCAGTCACAGAGCGTTCGTGATCACGCAACACCGTTCCTTCACAGTGGGTGCATGAGTCGAGACATGTCTGATGTGACCCGTGCGAAACACGGCCGCCCCGTGCACCACTGGCGCCGGGACGTCGTGGAACTCGCCGCCCTGTTCACCGCCGTCGCGGTGGCGGACGCCGTGGCCAACCTGATCGGTCACGGTCCCAACGGCCCGCAGCTGCTGGTGATCTCCGCGATCGTCCTGCTGGCCACGGCGGCTTTCCACATCTGGTGGTCACGCCGCCACGGTCACGCACCGCCGACGAGTGATATCGGCGCCCGGCCGCGCTCCTCGGAGCGGCAGGCCGGGCCGTCCGCGCCGGTCCCGGCGAACCGGGAGCCGGAAGCCGGCGAGGGCGCGCTGTGGCGGATGCGGACGACGGTGAAGGACGAGCCCGGTT
This region of Streptomyces chromofuscus genomic DNA includes:
- a CDS encoding sensor histidine kinase, yielding MGRLLRPLLRGTTYTRLLHLWVPVFVVSVWLFIDMSRPWVPALLAVPAGLIPAVRTGEGVQAQLLLTPGEASPGMSTAPSSTWRDRWRTVLWLEIRLALGAAVAFASVWLPITSADLTATALGHPQFDDNPLLWTGLPAWLYGLLVPLPLIALYAAVVALGHMVTAAARRLLGPSAAEQLAALEERTEQLLERTRIARELHDSIGHALTVAVVQAGAARTAGDPAFTERALVAIEETGRAALEDLERVLGVLRESERPVSSRPTLADAERLLESARASGAKVDAEVTGPVDTVPGPVSREGYRILQESLTNVLRHAGAVPVRVRVDVADGVLTLDVRNPLSGASPGPGRGSGLRGIRERAALLGGRARTGADEGDWQVRVELPLR
- a CDS encoding response regulator transcription factor yields the protein MPVTVLLVDDEPLVRAGLRAVLEAQPDIEVVGEAADGAAVIPLVRQLRPDVVAMDVRMPLLDGIEATRAVLRTVEEPPKILVVTTFENDEFVYAALRSGAAGFLLKRARPAEIVHAVRLVAEGESLLFPASVRQLAAEYGDSGGNRAARAVLERAHLTEREAEVLRLMTRGLSNAEIAGRLVVGTETVKSHVSAVLAKLGARDRTQAVITAYESGFVSPG
- a CDS encoding ROK family transcriptional regulator, yielding MGRLTGGDPSLLRRINSAVVLHALRATDCATLTEITRVTGLSRPTVEGVVEGLIEAGLVVEKAAEEGAARRQGRPARRFRFRAEAGHLLGLEIGPHRVAALLADLDGRIVGAQAKDVDETADADERLERLRTAVAELLRRAGVARGSLRAVGAATPGIVEADGTVRLGTALPGWTGLRLGERLSRSFKCPVLVENDANAAAVAEHWKGSATESDDVVFVLAGLSPGAGSLIGGRLHRGYGGAAGEIGALHLLGREATPETLLSTTDEPLHPLDEQAVAQVFAQAREGDQRAMAAVERFIQRLVHDVAALVLALDPELVVIGGWAAGLDGVLDPLRRELARYCLRPPKVALSMLGEAAVATGALRLALDHVEEQLFAVDGTVTARR
- a CDS encoding GntR family transcriptional regulator, whose protein sequence is MGTTQLESVPEPKYWHLKTVLTEALDSEFSVGEILPNERDLAARFGVARATLRQALEQLELEGRLQRRRGVGTTVAPPRVGVDVGTEQHAWPGVPGDAWQAVDCSVAAPPAAVADALETGRDEPVHIVRRTRTTHGQPVAAELLYVPQASVAGLSAIDAPSGAARARAVLRELQHLDLEGQDRAVELGSARADDAKELDRLPGAPVLVVTTRFHAAGRTAAVSVATYRADTCRLTFGDSGGVEIHEDPQRRAS
- a CDS encoding RNA polymerase sigma-70 factor; this translates as MTADTATEVFEKHRSVLLGVAYRMLGRVADAEDVVQDAWLRWSGADHADVRDSRGYLVRVTTRLSLDRLRQIKSRNEAYVGPWLPEPYLTEFGDTAPDSAERAVLADSVSFAVLVVLESLSPLERAVFVLREAFGYPYADIAAMLDRAEPAVRQLAARARRHVEERRPRYDVDPAQRRDLTERFLAAAGDGDLDGLMALLAPDVRLVGDSGGKARAPLRVLEGADHVGRFLAGAARKGIADMSFRFLEVNGGPALLVLSGGKPDMVFQLDVLDGRVQAVYVIRNPDKLRSLAIA
- a CDS encoding alpha/beta fold hydrolase, which encodes MSATVSFEVPTPRGPRTMNLAYTRVGTGEPLVLLHGIGHHRQVWDPVVPVLAVERDVICVDLPGCGESPALPGGLAYDLPTTTAVLGALCEALGLDRPHVAGNSLGGLLALQLGRDRLVRSVTALSPAGFWSQAERRYAFTVLMAMRQIARRMPPPVVEALARPAVGRTLLTSTIYARPGRRSPEAVVAETLALARAQGFSETLRSGREVRFTDTITGIPVTVAWGSRDRLLVPRQGIRAKYVLPKARLVRLPGCGHVPMNDDPALVARVLLDGSRSVATQTP
- a CDS encoding SWIM zinc finger family protein encodes the protein MTRSLQAVAYRRPSVLESAADGQRLGLETSRGATPSGVRDHPRFFTGFLTTPQAASAGLLAVADVAAARYYQRQLRASLDPVVTGNGDRLRFESFSGCGGVYARLDVLEAGLDGDAVGHGTTNVDVNNPLREALSRMGSTDPLHLRVGPDELAVTTLDGPVVEKKVPLPDRWLRGFAEAQVVAAGFDLRAELPAPEAVRFLRSLPRGGGRGASGGARWVVPAGRGLRPSTRAVPGAVCLPGPERLIALQRVLRHATALRVHGPAVTGDTAATASAWEVVLPGMRLTLTLSPDASRGFSGEGGVLDALTTDEAAEDAELISVLLAWEPRVDVPDLAAASGLTAERVRAALVRLGTSGRVGYDVAEAAYFHRELPYDAERVERHNPRLRSARALVAAGAVALDGAVATVTAEDGHVHRVREQAGVLSCSCLWWAKYRGGRGPCKHALAVRMVRRGVAAEQAGQTERVDGGAR
- a CDS encoding DUF7824 domain-containing protein — encoded protein: MSALMELVRAGRTVEVVGLLDGMTDAERRSCFPELKALRKELRAAPWEADARRAYPALHAAGAACQTGAAGVAAWIAAADLRWSRVSPGVLLHVLGDRETDWLADVTHRLARRPVTASVPYELMAGLVRLSGCPVPTTDAYVRGWVDHLHGSWQRGGTLLDRLRQDPHLRELVAALFETDDIGSRLQWPTQEGPDSWTGALAQLTVEGALDRGATVDACVARLLRGGPAADQRVFLRLLKCLALTPDEERQRTADWLALASDAASTVASHAQSVLGALALDGGLAPRQVAEMSEAVLFRTERKLVRAQLVLLGKVLTRDASTAGELLPAVARAFGHEDAEVQERALKLAERHVRKLDSVQARTDLALAAEQLIPLLRARAVGALGAAPADPEPTGHEELLPPPPRPARLAPAAASAVELAEEVGAALAAEPGVTGFERALDGLVRHAYRDREALLSALEPVVARRWWDSAAGVVSDDRFGGSYGAVSEAADGLDLVLATLRGKVRTATLHARVQRGSASRDCVHGALFRAFECRLWEVAYRMRTDPLPLLLSTPTWSTGLLEPAELVDRLDTYRRLGARVAATDFAQALLRVRRADRDAAESAARRAAALGTAEGTRLAAWLASGPPALPTFRRRTSGRRVLVELGEVLDLQHDFPAEFRPLGRPTSVFEERRWCYHWDDDMRQHWSALLPERRELVAARLLRDLSDLAVDDFRGAAAALPSLAESGGEAGEAVHLGVAYGLGARHAEDRLAAVDALLVLAARGHLDAARLGADLGQLVRRGAVKTQRLADAARTAAVTGANATIWSVLSRTLPILLADLATGGTAAPARGLGELLAVAAECAERSGARGELPHLAQAAARRGSSRLATQARRLRSALGEEVAA